Proteins encoded together in one Lathyrus oleraceus cultivar Zhongwan6 chromosome 5, CAAS_Psat_ZW6_1.0, whole genome shotgun sequence window:
- the LOC127085784 gene encoding polyadenylate-binding protein 7 yields the protein MAVSPSVATSTTPASLYVGDLHPELSDAQLREAFSYFNSLVSVRICRDSSTGNSLCYGYVNFLSPQDAIRAIELKNHSILNGKAMRVMWSRRDPDARKSSIGNVFVKNLAQSIDDFVLEDMFEKYGNILSSKVVVTEDGKSKGYGFVQFKTEESANTAIENLNGSVIHDKQIYVGKFVKKSDRVMSGPDARYTNLYVKNLDLDITETLLQEKFSSFGKIISLAIAKNNNGMSRGFGFVNFDKPDDAKRAMEAMNGLQLGSKILYVSRAQKKAEREQILHQQFEEKRKEQVLKYKGSNIYVKNINDTVSDEGLRGHFCACGTITSAKVMRDDKGISKGFGFVCFSTPEEANKAVNTFHGFMFHGKPLYVALAQKKEVRQAQLQLQYGQQIPGLAGPSTAIVPGGYPPFYYQATGVVSHVPPRAGLMYQPMPLRPELRANGSAPPARSFQQSPAPVVSNNTRQHRQNRVRMNGHAVSQGKTHGTFMPQTQQASQPAIPSRESSTQQKTRQAKYVPSGRPHEMEKRSGFSSGCSNSGRGLQVSEMLHLMVAKSTPEQRKEILGEHLYLLVQKIKPNQAAKITGMLLEMDSAKLLVLMESPESLSAKVEEAFQLLKNSKAKVSGQDVLHSNFLSSEVAVN from the exons ATGGCGGTTTCTCCGTCCGTCGCTACTAGTACTACTCCGGCTTCTCTTTACGTCGGCGACCTTCATCCCGAACTCTCCGACGCTCAGCTTCGTGAAGCGTTCTCCTATTTCAATAGTCTCGTTTCCGTTCGCATTTGCAGAGACTCTTCCACCGGAAACTCACTCTGTTATGGCTATGTCAACTTCCTCTCTCCTCAAGACG CAATTCGTGCGATTGAGCTGAAGAATCATTCTATCTTGAATGGAAAAGCGATGAGGGTCATGTGGTCCCGTCGTGATCCTGATGCAAGGAAAAGTAGCATAGGGAACGTGTTTGTTAAG AACTTAGCTCAATCTATAGATGATTTTGTACTAGAAGATATGTTTGAAAAGTATGGGAATATTTTGTCGAGCAAAGTTGTCGTGACTGAGGATGGGAAGAGCAAAGGATATGGCTTTGTTCAATTTAAAACAGAGGAATCTGCAAATACTGCTATTGAGAACCTGAATGGCTCTGTTATCCATGATAAGCAGAT ATATGTTGGGAAGTTTGTCAAGAAAAGTGACCGCGTAATGTCTGGCCCTGATGCTAGATATACAAATCTGTACGTGAAGAATTTGGACTTAGATATTACAGAAACACTTCTGCAGGAAAAGTTTTCCTCTTTTGGGAAAATCATTAGCTTGGCTATTGCAAAGAACAACAATGGGATGTCAAGGGGTTTTGGCTTTGTGAACTTCGATAAACCAGATGATGCTAAACGGGCAATGGAAGCAATGAATGGATTGCAACTTG GTTCAAAGATTCTGTATGTATCCAGGGCACAGAAGAAGGCTGAGCGTGAGCAGATCTTGCATCAGCAGTTCGAAGAGAAACGAAAGGAACAAGTCTTGAAATATAAG GGCTCAAATATCTACGTGAAGAATATCAATGACACTGTAAGTGATGAAGGACTGCGGGGTCATTTTTGTGCATGCGGCACTATAACTTCTGCAAAAGTTATGCGAGATGACAAAGGGATAAGCAAAGGATTTGGTTTTGTGTGCTTTTCCACTCCTGAGGAAGCAAATAAAGCTGTGAACACTTTTCATG GATTCATGTTCCATGGTAAACCACTATATGTGGCTCTTGCTCAGAAGAAAGAGGTTAGACAGGCTCAGTTGCAGCTCCAGTACGGACAACAAATTCCAGGATTAGCTGGGCCATCAACTGCCATTGTCCCTGGGGGATATCCCCCTTTCTACTACCAAGCTACTGGTGTTGTTTCACATGTGCCTCCTCGGGCTGGGCTAATGTATCAGCCAATGCCATTGAGGCCGGAATTGAGAGCTAATGGCTCTGCACCTCCTGCTAGATCATTCCAACAGTCACCTGCACCTGTT GTTTCTAACAATACTAGGCAGCATAGGCAAAATAGGGTCAGGATGAATGGCCATGCAGTATCACAGGGAAAGACTCACGGTACATTTATGCCACAAACCCAGCAGGCTTCTCAGCCTGCGATACCTTCAAGAGAGTCAAGTACTCAGCAG AAAACCAGACAGGCGAAGTATGTACCTAGTGGACGCCCCCATGAGATGGAAAAACGATCTGGATTTTCATCTGGTTGTTCAAACTCTGGTAGAGGCTTACAAGTATCAGAAATGCTGCATCTCATGGTTGCCAAATCTACTCCAGAGCAGCGGAAAGAGATACTTGGTGAGCATCTATACTTGCTTGTCCAGAAAATCAAG CCTAACCAGGCAGCAAAGATTACTGGCATGCTATTGGAGATGGACAGTGCTAAACTGCTGGTCCTCATGGAATCACCAGAGTCTCTTTCTGCCAAGGTGGAAGAAGCTTTCCAGCTGCTGAAGAATTCTAAAGCTAAAGTTTCTGGACAGGATGTACTTCATTCGAATTTCCTTTCATCTGAGGTTGCAGTGAACTGA